In the [Clostridium] colinum genome, one interval contains:
- a CDS encoding DUF6870 family protein, with the protein MENLEKNIDLDELVDIRDVNVHTDLTKEERIEDYIKQIKNPYCYKYKNFQVNVFFNEDENAPTLEECLTKYIENL; encoded by the coding sequence ATGGAAAATTTAGAAAAAAATATAGATTTAGATGAACTTGTAGATATAAGAGATGTTAATGTACATACTGATTTAACAAAAGAAGAAAGAATAGAAGATTACATAAAACAAATAAAAAATCCTTATTGTTATAAATATAAAAATTTTCAAGTAAATGTATTTTTTAATGAAGATGAAAATGCTCCAACTTTGGAAGAGTGTTTAACTAAATATATAGAAAATTTATAA
- a CDS encoding alpha/beta hydrolase has translation MKSLLKKSILGFIFFILLVFIIFLIYSSKYYKADEIANKILSENNIKIEKNTITLYPDNPSNIGIIFYPGAKVEYISYLPLLKSLTQQGYTCILAKMPFNFAFFNYNIADKIIKNNPSIKNWYMSGHSLGGAMASYYTSKNLDKINGIILLGAYVYGDIPLDKTLVIYGSNDLILNKNKLKNTTNEISIPGGNHSMFGNYGNQKNDGIANITHKQQQDITIKFITEFINKHKNIPNTKSTSKTSVFCI, from the coding sequence ATGAAATCACTTTTAAAAAAATCTATATTAGGTTTTATTTTTTTTATATTATTAGTTTTTATAATATTTTTAATTTATTCTTCAAAGTATTATAAAGCAGATGAAATTGCTAATAAAATTTTATCTGAAAATAATATAAAAATAGAAAAAAATACTATAACTCTATATCCAGATAATCCATCTAATATAGGTATAATATTTTATCCAGGTGCTAAAGTAGAATATATTTCATATTTACCCTTATTAAAAAGTTTAACTCAACAAGGATACACTTGTATTTTAGCTAAAATGCCTTTTAATTTTGCATTTTTTAATTATAATATTGCAGATAAAATAATTAAAAATAATCCTAGTATTAAAAATTGGTATATGTCTGGCCACTCATTAGGTGGTGCTATGGCTAGTTACTATACTTCAAAAAATTTAGATAAAATAAATGGCATAATTTTATTAGGAGCTTATGTTTATGGTGATATTCCTTTAGATAAAACATTAGTTATATATGGTTCTAATGATTTAATTTTAAATAAAAATAAATTGAAAAATACAACTAATGAAATATCTATACCTGGTGGAAATCATTCTATGTTTGGTAATTATGGTAATCAAAAAAATGATGGTATTGCAAATATTACACATAAACAACAACAAGATATAACTATTAAATTTATAACTGAGTTTATAAATAAACATAAAAATATTCCAAATACAAAAAGCACTAGTAAAACTAGTGTTTTTTGTATCTAA
- a CDS encoding PEGA domain-containing protein, with the protein MNNKTKKSFNDMPLTDLDYKGVIYEPSKEAKNFKKNKKNIKFKENADKPKAKIKKAPSFNFNLFLGLTISIGIAIFVIVTSLTYSSISSYVGLPKADPNQNSPIISNNNNELILNSNTNKNILGVIKNINYETNLFTLTDINTNKNYTLKSKSSTIFKDKYGNMLTMLEIKKGAIVDFSFDDKNQINYINENSDAFLLENISNVKIDNELKTLKVNDKMFKINNNAIVVKNNEPYELTSISPLDVIDIKGYNDTVYFIELKKGNGTLKLENKPNLNKSIIEIDRDIFKSLDEINSINLPEGKHKVVIRSNDTLSFVKEIEILSGKETILDLSQIQSKSGKLFIKSNVTDYTLYVNDNIESSSSVLTLPYGTYNIKIEKEGYTPFQTQISINSPQYNLNVSLEKIEKVGKIIISSTPDNAEVFVNNMLVGYTPLTYKLPQGVHTITLKKQGYNDFVLSSVTIGEEESSFNITMHKSQNESSNTTNNTTSDTTTSTSSTEAVITEPTI; encoded by the coding sequence ATGAATAATAAAACAAAAAAAAGTTTTAATGATATGCCTTTAACAGATTTAGATTATAAAGGTGTTATATATGAGCCTAGTAAAGAGGCTAAAAATTTTAAAAAAAATAAGAAGAATATTAAATTTAAAGAAAATGCTGATAAACCTAAAGCAAAAATTAAAAAAGCACCTAGCTTTAACTTTAATTTATTTTTAGGTTTAACTATTTCTATAGGTATTGCTATATTTGTTATTGTAACTTCTTTAACATATTCTTCCATATCTTCTTATGTGGGCTTACCAAAAGCAGACCCTAACCAAAATTCACCTATTATTTCTAATAATAATAATGAGCTTATATTAAATTCTAATACAAATAAAAATATATTAGGTGTTATAAAAAACATAAACTACGAAACAAATTTATTTACACTTACAGATATAAATACTAATAAAAATTATACATTAAAATCAAAATCTTCAACTATATTTAAAGATAAATATGGAAATATGCTAACTATGTTAGAGATAAAAAAAGGAGCTATTGTAGACTTTTCTTTTGATGATAAAAATCAAATAAACTATATTAATGAAAATTCTGATGCTTTCTTATTAGAAAATATATCTAATGTAAAAATAGATAATGAACTAAAAACTTTAAAAGTAAACGATAAAATGTTTAAAATAAATAATAACGCTATTGTGGTAAAAAATAATGAGCCTTACGAACTTACATCTATCTCTCCCCTAGACGTAATAGATATAAAAGGATATAATGATACAGTTTATTTTATAGAGTTAAAAAAAGGTAATGGTACATTAAAATTAGAAAATAAACCTAATTTAAATAAATCTATTATAGAAATTGACCGTGATATTTTTAAATCTTTAGATGAAATAAACTCTATAAATTTACCAGAAGGAAAACATAAAGTAGTTATAAGAAGTAATGACACGTTATCATTTGTAAAAGAAATTGAAATTTTATCTGGTAAAGAAACTATATTAGATTTAAGTCAAATACAAAGTAAATCTGGTAAATTATTTATCAAAAGTAATGTTACAGACTATACACTGTATGTAAATGATAATATAGAATCTTCTTCAAGTGTTTTAACTCTACCTTATGGGACTTATAATATAAAAATAGAAAAAGAAGGTTATACACCTTTTCAAACTCAAATTTCTATAAACAGTCCACAATATAACCTTAATGTATCACTTGAAAAAATAGAAAAAGTAGGTAAAATTATTATTTCTTCAACACCAGACAATGCTGAAGTTTTTGTTAATAATATGCTAGTTGGTTATACTCCTTTAACTTATAAATTACCTCAAGGTGTTCATACTATTACGTTAAAAAAACAAGGCTATAATGATTTTGTTTTATCTAGTGTTACTATTGGCGAAGAAGAAAGCTCATTTAATATAACTATGCATAAATCACAAAATGAATCTAGCAATACTACAAATAATACAACAAGTGATACTACTACCTCTACTTCTTCTACAGAAGCTGTAATAACTGAACCTACTATATAA
- a CDS encoding AAA family ATPase, whose translation MKQFSLRMKQRLGLVLALVGNPELLILDEPINGLDPEGVYEIRKLLKELNHTNGTTIIIASHILSELYKLATDYAIIDNGHLKSRFSKGKLE comes from the coding sequence ATAAAACAATTTTCATTAAGAATGAAACAACGATTAGGACTTGTACTTGCATTAGTTGGAAATCCTGAATTATTAATATTAGATGAACCAATCAATGGTTTAGATCCCGAAGGTGTTTATGAAATAAGAAAATTATTAAAAGAATTAAACCATACCAATGGAACTACTATTATTATTGCAAGTCATATACTTAGTGAATTATATAAATTAGCAACTGATTATGCAATAATTGATAATGGTCATCTAAAATCACGCTTTTCTAAAGGTAAACTTGAATGA
- the thiI gene encoding tRNA uracil 4-sulfurtransferase ThiI: protein MQNVLLAKYGEIALRGKNRHLIENALLKTISKNLDKVGKYYVSKEQGRILIESKEDNNEFDYDKVIPLVVNVLGITAVCPAIKLDDSKIENIREKALLHMQQHWKDKNYTFKVETKRSDKQYPMDSREISTDIGGYIFNNMDNINVDVRNPDITLMVEIRNYVYIYSKLIKGFGGLPIGTSGKATVLLSGGIDSPVAAFMMAKRGVSVEAVYFHSPPYTSDRAKQKVIDLANQLSTFTGEIKLHIVPFTETQLKIYESVSPEKMTIILKRAMFKIAEKIAIKNKSQGIVTGDSIGQVASQTMQAIEAINSAVSTLPVFRPLCSLDKQEIIDIARKIGTFDISIRPYEDCCTIFVAKYPETKPKKSIIENIEKNIENLDNLLEKAISEIETIII from the coding sequence ATGCAAAATGTTTTATTAGCTAAATACGGAGAAATTGCTCTTAGAGGCAAAAATAGACATTTGATAGAAAATGCACTTTTAAAAACTATATCTAAAAATCTAGATAAAGTTGGTAAATATTATGTTTCTAAAGAGCAAGGCAGGATATTAATAGAAAGTAAAGAAGACAATAACGAGTTTGATTATGACAAAGTTATACCTTTAGTTGTAAATGTATTAGGCATAACAGCAGTTTGTCCTGCTATAAAACTTGATGATAGTAAAATTGAAAATATAAGAGAAAAAGCACTTTTACATATGCAACAGCATTGGAAAGATAAAAATTATACATTTAAAGTAGAAACAAAACGCTCAGATAAGCAATATCCTATGGATTCTAGAGAAATATCAACAGATATAGGTGGATATATTTTTAATAATATGGATAATATAAATGTTGATGTAAGAAATCCAGATATAACATTAATGGTAGAAATAAGAAATTATGTGTATATATATAGTAAGCTAATAAAAGGCTTTGGAGGATTACCTATTGGTACATCTGGTAAGGCAACTGTATTATTATCTGGTGGTATTGATAGCCCTGTGGCGGCTTTTATGATGGCAAAAAGGGGAGTTTCTGTTGAAGCAGTTTATTTTCATAGTCCTCCTTATACTTCTGATAGAGCTAAACAAAAAGTTATAGATTTAGCTAATCAACTTTCTACATTTACTGGAGAAATAAAATTACATATAGTACCATTTACAGAGACACAATTAAAAATATATGAAAGTGTTTCGCCAGAAAAAATGACTATTATTTTAAAAAGAGCTATGTTTAAAATAGCAGAAAAAATAGCTATAAAAAATAAATCACAAGGTATTGTTACAGGGGATAGTATAGGGCAAGTTGCTAGTCAAACAATGCAAGCTATAGAGGCTATAAATTCTGCAGTTTCTACTTTACCAGTTTTTAGACCTTTATGTAGCTTAGATAAGCAAGAAATAATAGATATAGCTAGAAAGATTGGTACATTTGATATATCTATTAGACCTTATGAAGATTGTTGTACAATATTTGTAGCAAAATACCCAGAAACTAAGCCTAAAAAGAGTATTATTGAAAATATTGAAAAAAACATAGAAAATTTAGATAATTTACTTGAAAAGGCTATAAGTGAAATAGAAACTATAATAATTTAA
- the rlmD gene encoding 23S rRNA (uracil(1939)-C(5))-methyltransferase RlmD — translation MARKKYIEQVVNIEQTEFPNYGIGYFEGNKVYIKNTITGQKVKTLIKKKKQKYEGRLLEILEKADYEISPDCEYSGICGGCTYQNITYDKELEIKKTNVLNILKNENIEDFEFLGINKSPNIDCYRNKMEFSFGDTGKDGELCLGVRKRNSYYEVINASNCKIVSEDIRKIVKCVLDYFKNTNETFYNRMKKTGTLRHLIVRQAFFTKEIIIGLVTSSQFNIDLTMLKENLLNLNLDGEIKGFLHLLNDSNADVVKADNINIIYGNDYFYEKLLGLDFKISLFSFFQTNSAGAEKLYSIVKKFVGAVDNQTVFDLYCGTGTIAQIVAKDANKVMGVELVEEAVEAAKINASLNGIKNCEFIAGDVYKVVSELNINPDLIILDPPREGINPKAIEKIVEFDANRIIYISCKASSLAKDLKIFIENGYKIDKLEMMDMFPRTYHIETIVLLYKLK, via the coding sequence ATGGCTAGAAAAAAATATATAGAACAAGTTGTTAATATAGAGCAAACAGAATTTCCTAATTATGGTATAGGTTATTTTGAAGGGAATAAAGTTTATATAAAAAATACTATTACCGGGCAAAAAGTAAAAACTCTTATTAAAAAGAAAAAACAAAAATATGAAGGAAGATTATTAGAAATATTAGAAAAAGCCGACTACGAAATATCTCCTGACTGTGAATATTCTGGAATATGTGGAGGTTGTACTTACCAAAATATTACATATGATAAAGAACTTGAAATAAAAAAAACTAATGTACTTAATATATTAAAAAATGAAAATATAGAAGACTTTGAATTTTTAGGAATAAATAAAAGTCCTAATATAGATTGTTATAGAAATAAAATGGAATTTTCTTTTGGAGATACTGGAAAAGATGGTGAACTATGCTTAGGTGTAAGAAAAAGAAATAGCTATTATGAAGTTATAAATGCTTCTAACTGTAAAATTGTATCTGAAGACATTAGAAAAATTGTAAAATGTGTTTTAGATTACTTTAAAAATACAAATGAAACCTTTTATAATAGAATGAAAAAAACAGGAACTCTTAGACACTTGATAGTTAGACAAGCCTTTTTTACAAAAGAAATAATTATTGGTTTAGTAACCTCTAGCCAATTTAATATAGACTTAACAATGTTAAAAGAAAACTTATTAAATTTAAATTTAGATGGAGAAATAAAAGGTTTTTTACATTTATTAAATGATTCTAATGCAGATGTTGTAAAAGCAGATAATATAAATATTATATATGGAAATGATTATTTTTATGAAAAACTACTAGGGCTTGATTTTAAAATATCATTGTTTTCATTTTTCCAAACTAACTCGGCTGGAGCTGAAAAGTTATATAGTATAGTTAAAAAATTTGTTGGTGCAGTAGATAATCAAACTGTTTTTGATTTATATTGTGGTACAGGTACAATAGCTCAAATAGTAGCTAAAGATGCTAATAAAGTTATGGGTGTAGAACTAGTAGAAGAAGCCGTAGAGGCTGCTAAAATAAATGCTTCTCTAAACGGTATAAAGAATTGTGAATTTATAGCAGGTGATGTATATAAGGTTGTTTCAGAATTAAATATAAATCCAGATTTAATAATTTTAGACCCACCTCGAGAAGGAATAAATCCTAAAGCAATAGAAAAAATAGTTGAATTTGATGCAAATAGAATTATTTATATATCTTGTAAAGCTTCTTCCTTAGCAAAAGATTTAAAAATATTTATAGAAAATGGATATAAAATAGATAAATTAGAAATGATGGATATGTTTCCTCGAACATATCATATTGAAACTATTGTATTGTTATATAAATTAAAATAG
- a CDS encoding 16S rRNA (uracil(1498)-N(3))-methyltransferase produces MAKFFVSSDLIKDDKIFITGENANHIINALRCKIGEEIEVSSGDGYDYICKIEEIEKDKVLAKIIDCFGNESEPNIKITLYQGLPKSEKMELIIQKCVELGIDEIIPINTDRTIVKLAGKEEKKIARWNKISESAAKQSRRGKIPKVCQVMNFCDAIKEASKNDLNIIPYEKEQKNGIKNAIKNFDGKSIGIFIGPEGGFSEKEIEFAINNNVKPITLGKRILRTETAGFITTAILLYELED; encoded by the coding sequence ATGGCTAAATTTTTTGTTTCTAGTGATTTAATAAAAGATGATAAAATTTTTATAACTGGTGAAAATGCAAATCATATTATAAATGCTCTTCGTTGTAAAATAGGTGAAGAGATAGAAGTTTCTTCAGGTGATGGGTATGATTATATTTGCAAAATAGAAGAAATTGAAAAAGATAAAGTTTTAGCAAAAATAATTGATTGTTTTGGTAATGAAAGTGAACCTAATATTAAAATAACACTTTATCAAGGTTTACCGAAATCTGAAAAAATGGAGCTTATTATACAAAAATGTGTAGAACTTGGAATAGATGAGATTATACCAATAAATACAGACAGAACAATTGTTAAATTAGCAGGTAAAGAAGAAAAAAAGATAGCTAGATGGAACAAAATTTCAGAGTCTGCCGCAAAACAATCTAGACGTGGTAAAATACCTAAAGTATGCCAAGTTATGAATTTTTGTGATGCAATTAAAGAGGCAAGTAAAAATGATTTAAACATTATACCTTATGAAAAAGAACAAAAAAACGGTATAAAAAATGCAATAAAGAACTTTGATGGTAAAAGTATAGGAATTTTCATAGGACCAGAGGGTGGGTTTAGCGAAAAAGAAATTGAATTTGCCATAAATAATAATGTTAAACCTATAACTTTAGGCAAAAGAATACTTAGAACAGAAACAGCAGGATTTATAACAACTGCAATTTTACTTTATGAGTTGGAGGACTAA
- a CDS encoding cysteine desulfurase family protein, whose translation MIYFDNSATTKVCDEVLNQIIDSIKNNFANASSLHRLGYEAEQKIIDAKKTIANIINSKEDEIYFTSGGTESNNIAILGVCEAYKKYGNKIITTKIEHPSVLKCFNELENRGFEVCYLDVDDKGYIDIDNLINEINENTIFVSIMYVNNEIGTIQNINEIGKRIKEKNKNTIFHTDAVQAFGKLKINVKYIDLMSVSGHKIHAQKGIGFLYIKNGIRVNNIMFGAGQQKGLRSGTINNEGIIGLCKASQVAYKNLDENFEKVLKVKNEILNLKNLVDDIYINGDESNGIPYILSLSFKDVKGEVLLHALEYKGIFVSTGAACSSKSKKDFSTIHYVNPENIGHTIRLSFSSDNTIEEAKIFNKTILELIPMLRIYKKR comes from the coding sequence ATGATTTATTTTGATAATTCGGCAACAACTAAAGTTTGTGATGAAGTTTTAAATCAAATAATTGATAGTATTAAAAATAATTTTGCTAATGCATCATCTTTACATAGATTAGGATATGAGGCAGAACAAAAAATAATAGACGCTAAAAAAACTATTGCAAATATTATAAATAGTAAAGAAGATGAAATTTATTTTACATCTGGTGGTACAGAATCTAATAATATTGCTATTTTAGGTGTTTGTGAGGCATATAAAAAATATGGAAATAAAATAATAACGACAAAAATAGAACATCCATCAGTTTTAAAATGTTTTAATGAGCTTGAAAATAGAGGATTTGAAGTTTGTTATTTAGACGTAGATGATAAAGGGTATATTGATATAGATAATCTTATAAATGAAATAAATGAAAATACAATATTTGTTAGTATTATGTATGTTAATAATGAAATTGGAACTATACAAAATATTAATGAAATAGGCAAAAGAATTAAAGAAAAAAATAAAAATACTATTTTTCACACAGATGCTGTACAAGCATTTGGAAAACTTAAAATAAATGTAAAATATATAGATTTAATGAGTGTTAGTGGTCATAAAATACACGCACAAAAAGGTATAGGGTTTTTATATATAAAAAATGGTATAAGAGTTAACAATATAATGTTTGGAGCAGGGCAACAAAAAGGGCTTCGTTCTGGAACAATAAACAATGAAGGGATAATTGGACTTTGTAAAGCTAGCCAAGTAGCTTATAAAAATTTAGATGAAAACTTTGAAAAAGTATTAAAAGTAAAAAATGAAATATTAAATTTAAAAAATTTAGTTGATGATATTTATATAAATGGTGATGAAAGTAATGGAATACCATATATATTAAGTCTTAGTTTTAAAGATGTTAAAGGAGAAGTTTTATTACACGCATTAGAATATAAAGGTATTTTTGTATCTACAGGGGCAGCTTGTAGCTCAAAAAGTAAAAAAGATTTTTCTACAATACATTATGTTAATCCTGAAAATATTGGACATACTATAAGATTAAGTTTTTCTTCAGATAATACTATAGAAGAGGCAAAAATTTTTAACAAGACCATTTTAGAACTTATACCTATGCTTAGAATTTATAAAAAAAGATAA
- a CDS encoding ATP-binding cassette domain-containing protein, protein MNYILQTTKLSKKYKKTILHEIDLEVPKGSIYGLVGKNGAGKTTLMRII, encoded by the coding sequence ATGAATTATATTTTACAAACTACAAAGCTTAGTAAAAAATACAAAAAAACAATATTACATGAAATTGATTTAGAAGTACCTAAAGGATCAATTTATGGTTTAGTAGGAAAAAACGGTGCTGGAAAAACAACTTTAATGCGTATTATATGA
- the prmA gene encoding 50S ribosomal protein L11 methyltransferase — protein MEWIEAKIYTTREGIEPVSAVLLETGITGIQVEDDDELKEYLEESSMYWDYVDEELLNKEKEETKLKIYVSDNPYGNEILLNVKEAIKNLKNIENEIGLDLGRLDIEIKSNLNDEEWLNKWKEFYKPFTLGEKILIKPVWEEVENTNNKVIFNINPGHVFGTGLHQTTQLCITNLEKYVTNESVVLDLGCGSGILSIISLLLGAKSAFAVDIDENAVKVAYDNAKLNGIDNDKYYVTSGNVVTDEKLKDEIGYKKYDIVLANIIADVICFISPVVPKQLKEDGIFISSGIIKDRIEDVYNALNENGLEVVDTITKDEWVCIVSKIKK, from the coding sequence ATGGAATGGATTGAAGCTAAAATATATACAACAAGAGAGGGGATAGAGCCAGTTAGTGCAGTTTTATTAGAAACAGGTATAACTGGTATACAAGTTGAAGATGATGATGAGCTTAAAGAATATCTTGAAGAAAGTTCTATGTATTGGGACTATGTAGATGAAGAACTTTTAAACAAAGAAAAAGAAGAAACTAAGCTAAAAATTTATGTTAGTGATAATCCTTATGGTAATGAAATTTTATTAAACGTAAAAGAAGCTATAAAAAATTTAAAAAATATAGAAAATGAAATAGGACTAGATTTAGGAAGATTAGATATAGAAATAAAATCTAACTTAAATGATGAAGAATGGCTTAATAAATGGAAAGAATTTTATAAACCTTTCACATTAGGAGAAAAAATACTTATAAAGCCAGTTTGGGAAGAGGTAGAAAATACTAACAATAAAGTTATATTTAATATTAATCCTGGACACGTTTTTGGAACAGGGCTTCATCAAACAACACAACTTTGTATAACAAATCTTGAAAAATATGTAACAAATGAAAGTGTTGTTTTAGACCTTGGTTGTGGAAGTGGTATATTATCTATAATTTCGCTTTTATTAGGGGCTAAAAGTGCTTTTGCTGTTGATATAGATGAAAATGCCGTAAAAGTTGCTTATGATAATGCAAAATTAAATGGTATAGATAATGATAAGTATTACGTAACTTCAGGAAATGTTGTTACAGATGAAAAGTTAAAAGATGAAATAGGGTATAAAAAATATGATATAGTATTAGCTAATATTATAGCAGATGTTATATGTTTTATATCTCCTGTTGTTCCTAAACAGTTAAAAGAAGATGGTATTTTTATATCTAGTGGTATTATAAAAGATAGAATAGAAGATGTATATAATGCTTTAAATGAAAATGGGCTTGAAGTGGTAGACACTATTACAAAGGACGAATGGGTTTGTATTGTATCTAAAATAAAAAAATAA
- a CDS encoding peptidoglycan D,D-transpeptidase FtsI family protein: MDKLNISNKKKIIFYLIVFQAFFAFLIFRVFFIQFIKDEEYQKMAYEQQTRDRLISPKRGEIVDRNNNVIATNESVYSISVINSQIKEPEKVATLLSEKLELKYEDVLKKVNKKVALERIKTKVDKETADAIRNLNLDGVMIDEDIKRIYPNENMASQVIGFVGKDNQGIIGLEAKYDEYLKGKQGKILTETDSRGIEINNGNQERVAPTNGYTLVTSIDINMQKYAEQTLEKVVEAKGAKRGAIVLMNPQNGEIYAMANKPDFNLNEPFTINDEDLKANWDNMSEKDKNNALNQMWRNFSINDTYEPGSTFKVLTSAMGLEEGIITPETHFNCSGGKTVAGRYIKCWRSPRSHGSQTFAQGVQNSCNPVFMEIGEKLGADKFYEYMQKFGFNEKTGVDLPGEAVGIMHKKENVGPVELATMSFGQSFQITPLQLLRAISSVINGGELITPHFGTKILDENGEVIEELKYDNNRITVSKETSKQMKWILESVVSEGTGNKAYIAGFRIGGKTATSEKLPRRTGKYIASFCAFAPAENPQVIALVLVDEPQGVYYGGQKCVILGQNYNTLLN; this comes from the coding sequence ATGGATAAATTAAATATAAGTAATAAGAAAAAAATTATATTTTATTTAATTGTTTTTCAAGCATTTTTTGCATTTCTTATATTTAGAGTATTTTTTATACAATTTATAAAAGATGAAGAATATCAAAAAATGGCTTATGAACAACAGACAAGGGACAGATTAATATCTCCTAAAAGAGGTGAGATAGTTGATAGAAATAATAATGTTATAGCTACTAATGAAAGTGTTTATTCTATTAGTGTTATAAATTCTCAAATAAAAGAACCAGAAAAGGTTGCAACACTTTTATCTGAAAAGTTAGAGTTAAAATATGAAGATGTTTTAAAAAAAGTAAATAAAAAAGTTGCTTTAGAAAGAATAAAAACTAAAGTTGATAAAGAAACAGCAGATGCAATAAGAAATTTAAATTTAGATGGTGTTATGATTGATGAAGATATAAAAAGAATATATCCTAATGAAAATATGGCATCTCAGGTAATAGGATTTGTAGGGAAAGACAATCAAGGCATAATAGGCTTGGAGGCAAAATATGATGAATACTTAAAAGGGAAGCAAGGTAAAATTTTAACAGAAACAGATTCTCGTGGTATAGAGATTAATAATGGAAATCAAGAAAGAGTTGCTCCAACAAATGGATATACTTTAGTAACCTCTATAGATATAAATATGCAAAAATATGCAGAACAAACATTAGAAAAAGTTGTGGAGGCAAAAGGAGCAAAAAGAGGAGCAATTGTATTAATGAATCCACAAAACGGTGAAATTTATGCTATGGCAAATAAACCAGATTTCAATTTAAATGAACCATTTACTATAAATGATGAAGATCTAAAAGCAAATTGGGATAATATGTCTGAAAAAGACAAAAATAATGCTTTAAATCAAATGTGGCGAAACTTTAGTATTAATGATACATATGAGCCTGGCTCAACTTTTAAAGTACTTACATCAGCGATGGGACTAGAGGAAGGAATTATAACACCAGAAACACATTTTAATTGTAGTGGTGGAAAAACAGTTGCTGGTAGATATATAAAATGTTGGCGTTCACCTAGAAGTCACGGAAGTCAAACTTTTGCACAAGGTGTACAAAATTCTTGTAACCCAGTATTTATGGAGATAGGGGAAAAATTAGGAGCAGATAAATTTTATGAATATATGCAAAAATTTGGATTTAATGAAAAAACTGGTGTAGATTTACCTGGAGAAGCCGTAGGTATAATGCATAAAAAAGAAAATGTAGGTCCAGTAGAGCTTGCTACTATGAGCTTTGGTCAATCTTTTCAAATTACACCTTTACAATTATTAAGAGCTATATCTTCTGTTATAAATGGTGGTGAGCTTATAACACCTCATTTTGGTACTAAAATTTTAGATGAGAATGGAGAAGTTATAGAAGAGTTAAAATATGATAATAATAGAATAACTGTATCTAAAGAAACATCTAAACAGATGAAATGGATACTTGAAAGTGTTGTATCAGAAGGTACTGGTAATAAAGCTTATATAGCAGGATTTAGGATAGGTGGTAAAACAGCAACAAGTGAAAAATTACCAAGAAGAACAGGTAAATATATTGCATCTTTTTGTGCTTTTGCACCAGCAGAAAATCCACAAGTGATTGCTTTAGTTTTAGTTGATGAACCACAAGGTGTTTATTATGGTGGGCAAAAGTGTGTTATATTAGGGCAAAATTATAATACACTTTTAAATTAA